One window from the genome of Haladaptatus paucihalophilus DX253 encodes:
- the mdh gene encoding malate dehydrogenase, translating into MVKVSVVGAAGTVGAAAGYNIALRDVADELVLVDIPDMEDKTVGQAADVNHGAAYDSNTVVRQGTYEDTAGSDVVVITAGIPRQPGQTRIDLAGDNAPIMEDIGDSIAEHNDGDFVTITTSNPVDLLNRHLYETGDRAREKVIGFGGRLDSARFRYVLSQRFDAPVQNVEATIMGEHGDAQVPVFSKVRIDGADPEFSDDEKEEILGELKESAMNVIEKKGATQWGPATGVGHMVEAVIRDTGEVLPGSIKLEGEYGHEGVALGVPVKLGANGVEEVVEWDLTEFEREQLGEAADKLAEQYEKIE; encoded by the coding sequence ATGGTGAAAGTAAGCGTAGTTGGCGCGGCAGGCACTGTCGGGGCCGCCGCAGGCTACAACATCGCACTGCGTGATGTCGCGGACGAACTCGTTCTCGTTGACATTCCGGACATGGAAGACAAGACGGTCGGGCAGGCCGCGGACGTGAACCACGGGGCCGCCTACGACTCGAACACGGTCGTCCGACAGGGGACCTACGAGGACACCGCCGGGTCCGACGTCGTCGTCATCACGGCCGGGATTCCGCGTCAGCCGGGACAGACGCGTATCGACCTCGCGGGCGACAACGCGCCCATCATGGAGGACATCGGGGACTCGATCGCCGAGCACAACGACGGTGACTTCGTGACGATCACGACGTCCAACCCAGTCGACCTCCTGAACCGCCACCTGTACGAGACGGGTGACCGCGCACGGGAGAAAGTTATCGGCTTCGGTGGCCGCCTCGATAGCGCGCGATTCCGCTACGTCCTGAGCCAACGCTTCGACGCGCCGGTCCAGAACGTCGAAGCGACCATCATGGGCGAACACGGCGACGCACAGGTACCCGTCTTCTCCAAGGTTCGCATCGACGGCGCGGACCCCGAGTTCTCGGACGACGAGAAAGAAGAAATCCTCGGCGAGCTCAAAGAGAGCGCGATGAACGTCATCGAGAAGAAGGGCGCGACCCAGTGGGGCCCGGCCACGGGCGTCGGCCACATGGTCGAGGCCGTCATCCGCGACACGGGCGAAGTGCTCCCCGGTTCCATCAAACTCGAAGGCGAGTACGGCCACGAAGGCGTCGCGCTCGGCGTCCCCGTCAAACTCGGCGCGAACGGCGTCGAAGAAGTCGTCGAGTGGGACCTCACCGAGTTCGAGCGCGAACAGCTCGGCGAAGCGGCGGACAAGCTCGCAGAGCAGTACGAGAAGATAGAGTAA
- a CDS encoding class I SAM-dependent methyltransferase — translation MSVREEFDDWAADGRDKGMEERHWHTAKHVLARMPVEDGDTVLDLGCGSGYAGRAVRDTKGAGRVYGLDGSPEMARNARGYTDDSNVSYLVGDFDHLPFADDSIDHVFTMEAFYYANDPHETLREVRRILRPGGTFFCAVNYYEENVHSHAWQDSISVEMTRWSREEYRDAFHEAGLYVAEQDNVPDRETEIPAEDAFPTDNWETREAMVERYREFGTLLTVGVAP, via the coding sequence ATGAGCGTCCGCGAGGAGTTCGACGACTGGGCGGCGGATGGCCGCGACAAGGGAATGGAAGAGCGACACTGGCACACGGCGAAACACGTTCTCGCCCGGATGCCGGTCGAAGACGGCGACACGGTCCTCGATTTGGGATGCGGAAGCGGATACGCCGGACGTGCCGTGCGCGATACGAAGGGAGCGGGACGGGTGTACGGACTCGACGGTTCGCCCGAGATGGCGCGCAACGCGCGGGGGTACACCGACGACTCGAACGTCTCGTACCTCGTCGGCGACTTCGACCACCTACCGTTCGCCGACGACAGCATCGACCACGTGTTCACCATGGAAGCGTTCTACTACGCGAACGACCCCCACGAGACGCTTCGGGAGGTGCGGCGGATACTTCGTCCCGGCGGCACGTTCTTCTGCGCCGTGAACTACTACGAGGAGAACGTCCACTCCCACGCGTGGCAGGACTCGATTTCGGTCGAGATGACGCGCTGGAGCCGCGAGGAGTACCGCGACGCGTTCCATGAGGCGGGGTTGTACGTCGCCGAACAGGACAACGTACCGGACCGCGAGACGGAGATACCCGCGGAAGACGCGTTTCCGACGGATAACTGGGAGACGCGCGAGGCGATGGTCGAACGCTACCGCGAGTTCGGCACCCTGCTGACCGTCGGCGTCGCGCCGTAA
- a CDS encoding FAD-dependent monooxygenase, translating into MTTTIRYGNDMRILVVGGGIAGLTLAGLLEQRGFSPDVVEKSSNYGGLGYTLSLWPAGSNILKGLGKYDELLDNADQFEEYHVLDHDGTHLHGYDMGSLADEYGETYLIWRPNLVDVLQETISEENLRMGTTVTEIDQHSDEVDVTFTDGTTATYDLVVGADGIHSKVRDLVFGEVELTYHDMTGWAFWVDPSLATSGEVQEHWGAGRFAGLYPTEDKLACFLAATAPEGAPDPVDERLDRVRETFDDMGGLVPDILGEMDDPAEMWHDDFYDLHMDEWTKGRVVLIGDAGHAILPTGGVGASMAMESAAVLADELTRTDSKYLEQGLEHYVSRRRDRVDTVQKKSRRLGSFVMVQNHLLAELRDKSVKFYSQERMEEYFRDFLSSKI; encoded by the coding sequence ATGACGACTACTATTCGATACGGGAACGATATGCGGATTCTCGTGGTCGGCGGCGGCATCGCCGGGTTGACGCTTGCGGGCCTGCTGGAACAGCGCGGATTCTCACCCGACGTGGTGGAGAAATCGAGCAACTACGGCGGCCTCGGCTACACCCTTAGCCTGTGGCCCGCGGGGTCGAACATCCTGAAGGGACTCGGCAAGTACGACGAACTCCTCGATAACGCGGACCAGTTCGAGGAGTACCACGTTCTCGACCACGACGGAACACACCTACACGGCTACGACATGGGCAGCCTCGCCGACGAGTACGGCGAGACGTATCTCATCTGGCGACCGAATCTCGTCGACGTGTTGCAGGAAACCATCTCCGAGGAGAATCTCCGGATGGGAACGACCGTCACCGAAATCGACCAACACTCGGACGAAGTTGACGTCACTTTCACCGACGGCACGACGGCCACCTACGACCTCGTTGTCGGCGCGGACGGCATCCACTCGAAGGTTCGGGACCTCGTGTTTGGCGAGGTGGAGTTGACGTATCACGACATGACCGGGTGGGCGTTCTGGGTGGACCCTTCGTTGGCGACGTCGGGCGAAGTGCAGGAGCACTGGGGCGCGGGACGGTTCGCCGGTCTGTACCCGACGGAGGACAAGTTGGCGTGTTTCCTCGCCGCGACCGCGCCCGAAGGAGCCCCCGACCCCGTGGACGAGCGCCTCGACCGCGTTCGTGAGACGTTCGACGACATGGGTGGGTTGGTCCCGGACATCCTCGGCGAGATGGACGACCCGGCGGAGATGTGGCACGACGACTTCTACGACCTGCACATGGACGAGTGGACGAAGGGCCGCGTCGTTCTCATCGGGGACGCCGGACACGCGATACTGCCGACCGGCGGTGTCGGTGCGTCGATGGCGATGGAATCGGCGGCAGTCCTCGCGGACGAACTGACCCGAACCGATTCGAAGTACCTCGAACAGGGGCTCGAACACTACGTGTCCCGTCGCCGTGACCGGGTTGATACGGTGCAGAAGAAATCGCGTCGGCTCGGTTCGTTCGTCATGGTCCAAAACCACCTGCTCGCGGAACTCCGCGACAAGAGCGTCAAGTTCTACTCCCAAGAACGGATGGAGGAGTACTTCCGGGACTTCCTTTCGAGCAAAATCTGA
- a CDS encoding metallophosphoesterase family protein, whose translation MKVGIISDVHSNRVALDAVLDDMPPVEELLCAGDVVGYNPWPSECVDSLRDRVSASVMGNHDRAVVTGTAFRFNSMAAAGVEHARDELNDLQIDWLSHRPDSRLACDGRVRIVHGHPDDPDHYTYPEEFDPDQLGDEDVLVMGHTHVQHHETYDEGVVMNPGSVGQPRDGDPRAAYAILDFDDMSVEERRVEYDIEAVQEAVREAGLPDKIGARLTKGR comes from the coding sequence ATGAAGGTCGGTATCATCTCGGACGTTCACTCGAACCGCGTCGCGCTCGATGCCGTTCTCGACGACATGCCGCCCGTCGAGGAACTCCTCTGTGCGGGCGATGTGGTCGGCTACAACCCGTGGCCGAGCGAGTGCGTCGACAGCCTCCGCGACCGCGTTTCGGCGAGCGTGATGGGAAATCACGACCGGGCGGTCGTCACCGGCACCGCCTTCCGATTCAACAGCATGGCGGCCGCGGGCGTCGAGCACGCCCGCGATGAACTCAACGACCTACAGATCGACTGGCTCTCTCACCGCCCGGATTCGCGTCTCGCGTGCGACGGTCGAGTCAGAATCGTCCACGGCCACCCCGACGACCCCGACCACTACACCTATCCCGAGGAATTTGACCCCGACCAACTGGGTGACGAGGACGTCCTCGTCATGGGTCACACACACGTCCAACACCACGAAACGTACGACGAGGGCGTCGTGATGAATCCCGGAAGCGTCGGTCAACCGCGGGACGGCGACCCTCGCGCCGCCTACGCGATTCTCGACTTCGACGATATGAGCGTCGAGGAGCGACGCGTGGAGTACGACATCGAAGCGGTACAGGAGGCGGTGCGGGAGGCGGGACTGCCGGACAAAATCGGCGCGCGATTGACGAAAGGGCGGTAG
- a CDS encoding IMP cyclohydrolase → MYIGRFIVVGPDVGAYRVSSRSFPNRKAVAHGETVTVGPTDDAPETDNPYIAYNCARVVGDTAVIGNGSQVDPIAEKIELGYPARDALAESLLALDYEKDDYDTPRIAGTVGEESYIGIVRRDALLVKEVTEPTLVATYEKDTPEAFDFDAADAETAASAAYDLDFEHPVCGVGVARNDENDFSLAVENGN, encoded by the coding sequence ATGTACATCGGACGCTTCATCGTCGTCGGTCCAGACGTCGGCGCCTACCGAGTTTCCTCGCGGTCGTTCCCCAACCGAAAAGCGGTCGCTCACGGTGAGACCGTCACCGTCGGCCCGACCGACGACGCACCGGAGACGGACAACCCCTACATCGCGTACAACTGCGCCCGCGTCGTCGGCGACACGGCGGTCATCGGCAACGGCTCGCAAGTGGACCCCATCGCCGAGAAGATAGAACTCGGATACCCCGCGCGTGACGCCCTCGCGGAGAGTCTTCTCGCGCTCGATTACGAAAAGGACGACTACGACACGCCGCGAATCGCGGGAACCGTCGGCGAGGAATCCTACATCGGTATCGTCCGCCGCGACGCCCTGCTCGTGAAGGAGGTCACGGAACCGACGCTCGTGGCGACCTACGAGAAGGACACGCCCGAGGCCTTCGACTTCGATGCCGCGGACGCCGAAACCGCGGCGAGTGCGGCCTACGACCTTGATTTCGAACACCCCGTCTGCGGCGTCGGCGTCGCTCGAAACGACGAGAACGACTTTTCGCTCGCGGTCGAGAACGGGAATTAA
- a CDS encoding DUF2391 family protein, which yields MVGSRKRFALADTAQQVLGGFLLAGPFVVTQEVWDIAGNMSTIHALATVCIVFGIGYGALYKADHERDPDREADVAGVPTRFISLMVVSFGSVAILAVVFAAPETFLHDGLFDGHTSGQALFTTVKAVSVGSVFSVVGAATADSVF from the coding sequence ATGGTCGGTTCGAGAAAACGATTCGCCCTCGCCGATACGGCCCAGCAGGTGCTCGGCGGCTTCCTCCTCGCTGGTCCGTTCGTCGTCACGCAGGAGGTCTGGGACATCGCGGGAAACATGTCCACCATCCACGCGCTTGCGACCGTCTGTATCGTCTTCGGAATCGGATACGGCGCGCTCTACAAGGCGGACCACGAGCGCGACCCCGACCGCGAGGCGGACGTGGCCGGTGTCCCGACCCGCTTCATCTCGTTGATGGTGGTCTCCTTCGGGTCCGTCGCCATCCTCGCCGTGGTGTTCGCCGCGCCGGAGACGTTCCTTCACGACGGTTTGTTCGACGGCCACACGTCCGGGCAGGCGCTCTTCACGACGGTCAAGGCCGTCAGCGTGGGGTCCGTGTTCAGCGTCGTCGGCGCGGCCACCGCCGACAGCGTGTTCTGA
- a CDS encoding helix-turn-helix domain-containing protein, which yields MRYATVTVRWDEGELHPLDDAVARAPDVSIELTYYINPVRDGTYAELSRIRGEPARIRAVLQATPEVLDYDVPSGSEGITYTHYESAPLMDAMLGVLFDHEIVLEWPVEFVDTATGRGVRVTFLGTERALSEALGDVPDDFGIELERMGDYSSRISDPVATLTDRQREVLAVAVRKGYYEIPRETTHREIADELSVAPGTVSKQLQRIEIELISALSTPNG from the coding sequence ATGAGGTACGCAACGGTCACAGTCCGCTGGGACGAGGGGGAGCTTCACCCGCTCGACGATGCAGTGGCGCGCGCACCGGACGTTTCCATCGAGTTGACGTACTACATCAATCCGGTTCGTGACGGGACGTACGCCGAACTGAGTCGAATTCGTGGGGAGCCAGCTCGGATACGAGCGGTGTTACAGGCGACACCGGAGGTGTTAGACTACGACGTTCCGTCCGGAAGCGAGGGGATCACGTACACCCACTACGAATCCGCCCCGCTCATGGACGCGATGCTCGGGGTGCTTTTCGACCACGAAATCGTTCTCGAATGGCCGGTCGAGTTCGTCGATACCGCGACCGGCCGCGGGGTTCGAGTGACGTTTCTCGGAACGGAGCGGGCCTTGAGCGAAGCGCTCGGCGACGTTCCGGACGACTTCGGAATCGAACTCGAACGGATGGGCGACTATTCGTCGCGGATTTCCGACCCGGTTGCGACGCTCACCGACCGCCAACGGGAGGTGTTGGCGGTGGCAGTTCGGAAGGGGTACTACGAGATTCCCCGCGAGACGACGCATCGGGAAATCGCCGACGAACTGTCGGTCGCCCCCGGAACCGTCAGCAAACAGTTACAACGCATCGAAATCGAGCTAATATCGGCGCTTTCGACCCCGAACGGATAG